Genomic segment of Streptomyces longhuiensis:
AAGTACGGGTCGACCAGACGCAGTCCGATGACCGGTACGCCGAAGAACTCCTGCGCCTCGTCGTGCGCGGCACGCGTCGTACGGAATCCGCTGCCCGCGAGTACGTAGCGGCCCGCCGGTACGAGGTCGCCCTCGCCCTCGCAGACCGACGCCGGGTGGTGGACGTCGTAGCCCGCCGCCTTGAACCACGTCTCGTACTCCGCCGACTCCGGGCGGCGCTGCTCGGCGTGGAAGTTCGAGCCGAGGACGCGGCCGGCCACGACGAGCGCCGAGTTCGCGGCGAAGACCATGTCGGGCAGGCCCGGCACCGGCGGCACGGTCTCGACCGTGTGCCCGTGCGCGCGGTAGGTGTCGATCAGGTTCTGCCACTGCGCGAGGGCGAGCGCGGTGTCGACCCGCACGTCGTCGCGCATCCACGGGTTGA
This window contains:
- the ddaH gene encoding dimethylargininase; the encoded protein is MCEPRYFDVHYAINPWMRDDVRVDTALALAQWQNLIDTYRAHGHTVETVPPVPGLPDMVFAANSALVVAGRVLGSNFHAEQRRPESAEYETWFKAAGYDVHHPASVCEGEGDLVPAGRYVLAGSGFRTTRAAHDEAQEFFGVPVIGLRLVDPYFYHLDTALFALDDPDDPDGGTIAYYPDAFSAGSREVLARLFPRAVLATRDDAMAFGLNSVSDGRHVFVAPQATGLIAQLGHRGYVPVPVDLSEFHKAGGGIKCCTQEIRS